A segment of the Echinicola strongylocentroti genome:
AGCGTTCAGGTATTCACTGCAGGAAAAGGTGGCCGTCAGGGATAATACCATGGCCAAGGTTATAAGTTTATATCTAAATCTTTTCATGACTGTGCTTAGGTTATTGTTTTTAGAACTTAAGGTTTAGGCCCACAGTATACACTGCAGGAATTGGGTACACTTGACGGTCAATGCCGTTGTCCACTTCTGGGTTAAATCCATTGTAGTTGAAGATGGTCAATGGCCGCTCGGCTGTCAATGTGATGCGTGTTTCTGGCATCATCAGCCCCATTACCTCTTTGTCTAAGAGCGAATAAGACATGCGTACATTTTGGACCCTAAAGAATGATCCGTCCTCTACAAAGTAGTCGCTGAAGTTTTGGTTCCACCCTTTGCGAAGTCCAGCAGCTGAAGGGTATTTATTGGAAGTTCCCTCTCCACGCCATAGATTATCGGCAAGTTCTGCGTCTATATTGGTGTCATTGGTAAAGATGATTTCACCTCTTTTTCTGTTCAGGATACTGTGTCCGGACTGCCCTTGGATAAGTACCGAAAAGTCAAAGTTTCTGTACCTAAAGCCCAGGTTGCCACCGTAGGTGAGCTCGGGCAGATAAGAGCCTAATACGACCCTGTCCAGGTCATCGATGACCCCATCGCCATTTTGGTCCTTGAACATAAAATCTCCAGGTACCAATCCTGTTTCATCAATAAAACCTTGGGTGTATCCACTATTGCTGATGTCGGCTTCGTTTTGGAAGACACCGGCTACTTCGTATCCGTAGAAAGCCTGGTAGGGTTGACCGACAATGGATCGCTGACGGAACTCCGCTGATCCAGCATTCAGGTATTCTGGCCCACCCAAGTCGGTAACCGAATTTTTGAGGGTGGCAATATTTCCTCCAATATAATAGGAGAAATCTTCTGTTACTTGGTTTTCCCAATTTAGGCTTACTTCTAGGCCTTTGTTTTGGATTTCGCCTACACTCCTTCTTACAGAACCTCTGAAAAGTGGTTGCAAGACGGTGACCGCAAGGCTTTGGGTGTTTCTGATGTAATAGTCCGCCTCTAAGGAAAGTCTATTCTGGAAAAACTTCGCAGTAAGGCCAAAATTCGTTTCTTCTGTAGTCTCTATCCGATTGATAAGGTCATAAGTAGGGTTTAGCGTGAAGCCCGGTACACGCACATCATTGATGGCCGTAAAGGTGCTTTCCAAAGTGGGCTGGCCTACTGATGGATCTATGCCGTCATTCCCGAGTTGTCCCCAAGAGGCCCTGAATTTCAGGAAGTCGATCCCTTTCACATCAAAGAAATCCTCCTCAGTAGCTACCCAGCCTGCCCCAACAGTGAAGAAGTCTTCACTGTCGACTTGGAATTTATTGTAGTTGTCCATCCGATAGGTGGCATATAGCAGGTACTTTTCCTTATAGTTATAAGCAAGCCTACCAAAATAAGAGAGGTAAAAGATCCGACTTCCGTCGTCAGTGGCCGTATTGATGTCATTGGCTTGGCCATTATTGAGGTACCACAGTTCTTCATTACCAAATGTAGGATTGGGATCCAAATCATTTCGGCTACCGCTGAGTCTTTCGAAAGTTTCACTTCTAAAGGACTGGCCCAGTGTAGCGGTAATGCCATGGTCACCAAAGTAATCCTTATAAGTCAGGTAGTTATCGATGATTTGGTCAAAATATAGGCTATTGGTCCTAGAAATGCCAGATAGTGGGTCTAGGACACCGTCATTGTAGGTGAAGTTTACATTACGGGCATTGATGATGTCCAGTTTGTAATTATAGGCCGATCTGAAGGTTAGCTTGTCAGGGATAAAAGTAAGTTCTGCGTGAAGGTTACCGTTTACCTTATTTACCTTATTTCGACTGTCATTGTAGAGCAGCGGATAGAAAGGGTTTTGCCTACTTCGGTAGCCAAGACGCTGGGCATTGGACAGTGGTACGGGGGTGGCACCATATTCCTCATCATATTTAGGCAAAATAGGTACGGCAAAGTAGGCGTTGAACCACGCTGCGTCTGAGCCTACGTACTGTTTTGCTGAACTGAAGGTGAAATTACCCCCTACGGTGATCCAGTCTTTTACCTTTGAGTCGATGTTTGCTCGGATATTTACCCGTTCGTATTCGTTTCTGGTTTCATTGAGCAATCCATCTTGGCTAAAATAACTACCACCAATAGAGTAGCGCGTTTTGGCACTACCACCGGAGAAGGTCAAGGTGTGGTTTTGTATGGGAGCAGGACTCATGATCTCGTTATACCAGTCAGTGTTGACTGCTGGGATATTGGGGTCTACCCGGCTTCTGCCATAAAACTGCATGGCATTGTCGACAAAGGCCATGTCTGCAGCAGATCCTGTTTCACTGACATACTGGACAAATTGCTGGCTATTGGCCATTTTGAGTATGTTTTGTGGATTTTGGACCCCATAGTAGCCGTCATAGACGATTTCTGCTTCCTGTTCGTATTCACCGGATTTGGTCTCGATCAGTACGACTCCATTGGAAGCCCTGGCGCCATAAATAGCAGATGCTGAGGCATCTTTTAGGACGGAGAGAGTTTTGATATCATTGGAGTTGAGGAAGTCAATATTGTCAAAAAACATCCCATCCACCACATATAGGGGAGCTCCGCCTCCTTCAAAGGAGCCGATGCCTCTTACCCTTACTGTTGGTGAAGCACCTGGGGCACCTTTACTGACGATCTGCACACCGGCTACTTTTCCTTGCAAGGACTGCATAGCGTTAGAACTTGGTGTTTTTACAAGATCATCCGTTTTGAGGGTGGTGATGGCAGAGGTCATTTCCTTCTCGGTCTGTGCACCATAACCGATCACCACTACTTCATCGAGTCCCGTCAACTCCTCTTGGAGGGTGATGTCCAGTTGGGTCCTTCCATCCAATGGGATTACTTGGGGCTCAAATCCGATAAAAGAAAATTTTAAGGTGGCATCAGGTGAACTGACGGTGAGGGAGTAGTTACCGTCCAAGTCAGTGATGGTACCGTTACTGGTGCCTTGTTCGAGGATATTGACACCTGGGACTGGTTCTCCACTAGGGTCTAGAACTTTACCTGTAACATCAGTATCTTGGGCTATCGCGGTGCCGGATATGGCCCAGATGGCCAAAACCAATATCATAGAAAGCTTTCCTATAAAAGGTACTTTGGGTTTCCATGATTCCTTACTTATGCGTAAATGCTCAATCATAAGTGTATAACATTTTGGGTTTTAAGAATAGGTAAAAATCAAACGTTTGCAGAGCGCATTGTTTGATGTCGAAAAGGTATAAGAAAGAAAAATGAGAACGCTAAAAATTGTTAAATTCTTGGTGTTTTTCGAGCCTATTTAGTAGCTGTGGAAGTAGGCGTATTCATGGTTGAGTACTAGTTAAAAACACCTTTTACTGGCCTTTTGAGCGTGTTTCATGAGGTGATGTAACGGTAAAATACTAAACTGCGTAGTTTGCCCATGCGAGCACCTAATTTTACCTTTAGACACGCTCAGGACAGGGGTAAGAAACAGCTTAATTGAGTCAGTGATTTAACGCTTGGCGGGTTATCCCTTGCCCCCTAATAAGGGGGATTTGGCCTTTTTTTGTCTCAAGACTCAAATCTCATGTCTCAGTACTCATACCTCACTACTTATTTCTTCCCGTTTACTTTTTCCTCGGCCATGATCAGGATATCATCCCAATGTGGGTTGTTGATATTGTGAGCTTCGATGTTTTGACGGGTCTTTTTACGGAAATTCCAAACCGTATTTTTGCGAAGTTCCAGCAATTCTGCCAATTGTTCCAATGTTCTTTTTTCCGTGTTAGCAATCAGTTCATAGGTGATATAGAATGCTTTTTCGAGCGGGAATTTGACGCCGTGAAAAATGGTGCCGGCGGTGACCGAGTCAATATGGCCGCATTTAGAGCACCGTCTGGTAAAGAGTTTGGGGCCTTTGGAGCTTTTGGTGTTTCCGCATTGCCTGCATTCATAGCCTTGGCCCCATTTGAATTCCTCCAGATAGCGCAGGCAAGCAGATTGGTCTGGGAAGATGCGCTGAAATTCCTCGAAAGACAGGAGCTTATTGCTGAGTCTAGCTTGGAAGGATTCCTTGATACTGCTTTTGAGTTTCCAGTTGTCCCTGTCCAGCAGGGAATTGATGCGCTTGATTTCCTCGTCTTTATCGGTCAGCTGTTGGTTGTATTCTTCGAGTAATTTGTTTTTGTGTGCCAATTCTTTGGTCCTTTCGCTCACTTTAAGTTCTAGTTCCCGATTGACTTTTTCTTTAAGGGCAAAGTTGTCTTCCATTTGCCGAATGGTCCTGCGCATGGCTCTGTCTCGGTTGTCCTTTAGGATCTGGATACGGTCACCAAGGGCAAAGGTCAGCAATAACATCTCCACTAGAAAGGCCAAGTGGAGGCTATAGTAGACCAGTGTCATGTGGGGGATAATGGCGGCATTGACCAGTACTTTGACCACTACACCAATAAATAACACGCCATAGGCAATCACAAAGAACCGGGCCACTTTATACCCCCTGGACCAGATGTAAATACTGGCTATGAAGATGAAAAAGAAGGGTATGATATCATAGTACCTTATTTCCAGTAATTTAGGCTCCCAGAGCAAGGCAATAAGGAATATGACCGACTTGATCCCCAAGATAATGATCAAGGCTTTGTGTATTCTGGGAGATCGGAAACGTGTGTTCAGGAATTTTATGGAAAACAATATGGCCCACAGCACGATCGAAAAGCTAAAGACACCATTGGCGATTTGGTTCCATTTGGGAGAATTGGGCCAAAGGTACTGGAAGGCGATGCCGTCTACACTAAGGGCGTAAATACCCACGCTGATCAGATAGAACGTGTAGTAGAGGTATTTGGTCTCTCTGATCACGGTATAGACGAGCAGGTTGTATAGGCCAATGATCAGTATCATGCCGTAAAAGACCCCGTAAGTAAAATATTCGTTTAGCGCATAATAGATAAAGCGATTGACCGAGCGAATGGCGATGCGTATGTCTGCTTTTTGGTGGGATTGGATTTTGACGTAATAGTTGCTGATCCCTTCACTGGTGTTTTTTATCAGCAGTTCAAAGTTCTTGTGCTTGAAAGCCCTGGAACCAAAAGGGATGGCGTCCCCCATGAGGATCTTATCATAGCCTCCCCTTCCGTCAGGAGCATAAACCTCTACGACATCGATGGTTTGATCATAGAATTCCATCAGCCACTTTTTGTCACTTTCTGGGGTTTTGTCTATGGAGAGTTTTACCCAATAGGTATTGTCAATATTAAATTTATTTTTGTTGAATGATGGCCGGATCTTGAAGTTTTCCTGAAAATCAGGTTGGATAATGTCCCTAAATCCCAAAGTGCTGGTAGTGTCTTCAAAGAACTCCAACTGGGCAATGGAAAAAATACGTTCGTCGAGGTTATCGTCTATTTTAAGCGTAAAGCTGCCGGAGATCCGCTGTGCATGGACAAGTTGTATGCCGGCAACAACGGTAAAGAGCAGTAGGAAGAGCGTTAAAAGGATTCGCTTCATTAGGCTAGGGTTAGGTTGTTTTTTTAAGGTGATCTTTCCTTAAATTATAGTGCGATAACTACTATTTCTTCCAAAGTTAAAGATTTCTGTTTAGTAGCTGGACGTTTAGTTTAGAAGGATCACATTGGATCGTGCACTTATGATAAAAACAATCGATCCCAAAAAAGTTTCCGTAGGAGCATTTTACCGCTACA
Coding sequences within it:
- a CDS encoding SusC/RagA family TonB-linked outer membrane protein, giving the protein MIEHLRISKESWKPKVPFIGKLSMILVLAIWAISGTAIAQDTDVTGKVLDPSGEPVPGVNILEQGTSNGTITDLDGNYSLTVSSPDATLKFSFIGFEPQVIPLDGRTQLDITLQEELTGLDEVVVIGYGAQTEKEMTSAITTLKTDDLVKTPSSNAMQSLQGKVAGVQIVSKGAPGASPTVRVRGIGSFEGGGAPLYVVDGMFFDNIDFLNSNDIKTLSVLKDASASAIYGARASNGVVLIETKSGEYEQEAEIVYDGYYGVQNPQNILKMANSQQFVQYVSETGSAADMAFVDNAMQFYGRSRVDPNIPAVNTDWYNEIMSPAPIQNHTLTFSGGSAKTRYSIGGSYFSQDGLLNETRNEYERVNIRANIDSKVKDWITVGGNFTFSSAKQYVGSDAAWFNAYFAVPILPKYDEEYGATPVPLSNAQRLGYRSRQNPFYPLLYNDSRNKVNKVNGNLHAELTFIPDKLTFRSAYNYKLDIINARNVNFTYNDGVLDPLSGISRTNSLYFDQIIDNYLTYKDYFGDHGITATLGQSFRSETFERLSGSRNDLDPNPTFGNEELWYLNNGQANDINTATDDGSRIFYLSYFGRLAYNYKEKYLLYATYRMDNYNKFQVDSEDFFTVGAGWVATEEDFFDVKGIDFLKFRASWGQLGNDGIDPSVGQPTLESTFTAINDVRVPGFTLNPTYDLINRIETTEETNFGLTAKFFQNRLSLEADYYIRNTQSLAVTVLQPLFRGSVRRSVGEIQNKGLEVSLNWENQVTEDFSYYIGGNIATLKNSVTDLGGPEYLNAGSAEFRQRSIVGQPYQAFYGYEVAGVFQNEADISNSGYTQGFIDETGLVPGDFMFKDQNGDGVIDDLDRVVLGSYLPELTYGGNLGFRYRNFDFSVLIQGQSGHSILNRKRGEIIFTNDTNIDAELADNLWRGEGTSNKYPSAAGLRKGWNQNFSDYFVEDGSFFRVQNVRMSYSLLDKEVMGLMMPETRITLTAERPLTIFNYNGFNPEVDNGIDRQVYPIPAVYTVGLNLKF
- a CDS encoding 7TM diverse intracellular signaling domain-containing protein, whose translation is MKRILLTLFLLLFTVVAGIQLVHAQRISGSFTLKIDDNLDERIFSIAQLEFFEDTTSTLGFRDIIQPDFQENFKIRPSFNKNKFNIDNTYWVKLSIDKTPESDKKWLMEFYDQTIDVVEVYAPDGRGGYDKILMGDAIPFGSRAFKHKNFELLIKNTSEGISNYYVKIQSHQKADIRIAIRSVNRFIYYALNEYFTYGVFYGMILIIGLYNLLVYTVIRETKYLYYTFYLISVGIYALSVDGIAFQYLWPNSPKWNQIANGVFSFSIVLWAILFSIKFLNTRFRSPRIHKALIIILGIKSVIFLIALLWEPKLLEIRYYDIIPFFFIFIASIYIWSRGYKVARFFVIAYGVLFIGVVVKVLVNAAIIPHMTLVYYSLHLAFLVEMLLLTFALGDRIQILKDNRDRAMRRTIRQMEDNFALKEKVNRELELKVSERTKELAHKNKLLEEYNQQLTDKDEEIKRINSLLDRDNWKLKSSIKESFQARLSNKLLSFEEFQRIFPDQSACLRYLEEFKWGQGYECRQCGNTKSSKGPKLFTRRCSKCGHIDSVTAGTIFHGVKFPLEKAFYITYELIANTEKRTLEQLAELLELRKNTVWNFRKKTRQNIEAHNINNPHWDDILIMAEEKVNGKK